The Suncus etruscus isolate mSunEtr1 chromosome 14, mSunEtr1.pri.cur, whole genome shotgun sequence genome contains a region encoding:
- the LYPD3 gene encoding ly6/PLAUR domain-containing protein 3 — MDSTGRAGPRMQGWRLLLLWLLLREGALALECYSCVQKADNGCAPHKMKTVKCAEGVEVCTEAVGAVETIHGQFSVAIRGCGSGIPGKNDRGLDLHGILAFLQLQQCTQDRCNSKLNLSSRALDPAGNASAPHHNGTECYSCVGLGRDACKGTVPPVVSCYNASDRFYKGCFDGNVTLTAANVTVSLPVRGCVQDDLCTRDSVTGPGFTLSGSCCRGSRCNSDLRNKTYFSSRIPPLVLLSPPPPPKATSGAPNTTSSATTSTAAPTTSTSPTPTSAPPTTQAPTSQSPPKVNEVEVLKEEGFNLAGGAAAGHQDRSNNFQLDTKGWTTSKGSTAPSAQLAALLLAVAARALF; from the exons ATGGACTCCACCGGCAGAGCGGGGCCCCGGATGCAGGGCTGGAGGTTGCTGCTGCTGTGGCTGTTGCTTCGAGAAG GAGCACTGGCCCTGGAGTGCTACAGCTGCGTGCAGAAAGCAGACAATGGGTGTGCACCCCACAAGATGAAGACGGTGAAGTGCGCTGAGGGCGTGGAAGTCTGCACCGAGGCTGTGGGGGCGGTGGAGACGA TCCACGGGCAATTCTCAGTGGCAATTCGGGGCTGTGGCTCTGGAATTCCCGGCAAGAACGACCGCGGACTGGACCTGCATGGGATTCTGGCCTTCCTCCAGCTGCAGCAATGCACCCAGGACCGCTGCAACTCCAAGCTCAACCTCAGCTCCCGGGCACTGGACCCGGCAG GAAACGCCAGTGCTCCTCACCACAATGGTACAGAATGCTACAGCTGTGTGGGCCTGGGCCGTGACGCATGCAAGGGCACTGTGCCACCGGTCGTGAGTTGTTACAATGCCAGCGACCGCTTCTACAAGGGCTGCTTCGACGGCAATGTCACTTTGACGGCAG CTAACGTGACTGTGTCCTTGCCTGTCCGGGGCTGCGTCCAGGACGATCTCTGCACCCGGGATTCGGTGACTGGCCCGGGGTTCACTCTCAGCGGCTCCTGCTGTCGGGGGTCCCGCTGTAACTCAGACCTGCGCAACAAGACCTATTTCTCCTCTCGAATCCCACCTCTGGTGCTGCtgtctcctccccctcctcctaaGGCCACCTCTGGGGCCCCCAACACCACCTCCTCGGCCACCACTTCCACCGCCGCCCCCACCACCTCCACCAGCCCCACTCCCACCTCTGCACCCCCAACCACCCAAGCGCCTACCAGCCAGTCTCCTCCAAAGGTTAATGAAGTCGAGGTGTTGAAGGAAGAGGGGTTCAACTTGGCAGGTGGGGCTGCAGCTGGCCACCAGGACCGTAGTAACAACTTCCAGTTAGACACGAAAGGTTGGACCACCAGTAAGGGCTCCACGGCTCCCTCTGCCCAGCTGGCGGCTCTACTCTTGGCGGTGGCTGCTAGAGCCCTGTTCTGA